A window of Hypnocyclicus thermotrophus contains these coding sequences:
- a CDS encoding mechanosensitive ion channel family protein, with product MEKYFELLSIYGRKLVLAIILYVLGKYIIKFLLKMLKKTLKKAKFDESLKSFLDSFLSLAFNFILIIIVVSTLGVETSSLVALLGAAGLAVGLALQGSLSNFASGVLILLFRPFNVGDFIEAEGFSGTVKDIQIFSTHIDTIDNKRIIIPNSILSNGIIINYTKNKERQLDLIFSIAYEANIDKAKYIIKQVLEQNNYILKDKNILIGILKHSASSIDIRTRAWVKTEKYWDVYYYLMEKIKIEFDRNGIEIPYQKIDINLKK from the coding sequence ATGGAAAAATATTTTGAATTGCTTAGTATATATGGACGAAAATTAGTATTAGCAATAATATTATATGTTTTAGGAAAATATATAATAAAGTTTTTATTAAAAATGTTAAAAAAAACCTTGAAAAAAGCAAAATTTGATGAATCATTAAAAAGTTTTTTAGATTCATTTTTGAGTTTAGCATTTAATTTTATTTTAATTATAATTGTTGTTTCAACGCTGGGAGTTGAGACAAGTTCACTTGTAGCACTTCTTGGAGCAGCAGGTTTAGCTGTAGGTTTAGCTTTACAAGGAAGTCTATCAAATTTTGCAAGTGGAGTATTAATTTTATTATTTAGACCATTTAATGTAGGGGATTTTATAGAAGCTGAAGGTTTTTCAGGAACAGTAAAAGATATACAAATATTTTCTACACATATAGATACAATAGATAATAAAAGAATAATTATACCTAATTCGATTTTATCTAATGGAATAATTATAAATTATACAAAAAATAAAGAAAGACAGCTTGATTTGATATTTTCTATTGCATATGAAGCTAATATTGATAAAGCAAAATATATAATAAAACAAGTACTAGAGCAAAACAATTATATTTTAAAAGATAAAAATATTCTAATTGGAATATTAAAACATAGTGCTAGTTCAATAGATATAAGAACTAGAGCTTGGGTAAAAACAGAAAAATATTGGGATGTGTACTATTACTTGATGGAGAAAATAAAAATAGAGTTTGATAGAAATGGTATAGAAATACCTTATCAAAAAATAGATATTAATTTAAAAAAATAA
- a CDS encoding MFS transporter, with amino-acid sequence MKEKKLKLLTIISYALGQLGWSMLMGIINIYLVWFYLAPKEANLPKYIPQGNILGFLTIIGLITMTGRFLDAVTDPWIANLSDKSKSKYGRRISFMMKSAVPLAIFTTLVFYSPVNSISLINVIFLVITLFSFYIFYTMYVTPYFALLSELGQNSNDKINLSTAISVTFFIGTAIAFFAPSFWNIFIANGMEKVLAIRITIGLMALVALIFLFIPVFTIDEKKYSDNKPSGQNMLDSIKSTFSNKNFLMFTISDLMYFTALTVFQTGLIYYTTVLMRLPEAMMGILNMMLVLFSFIFYPIVNILAKKIGKKKMLVFAFFNLMLTYLYIFFLGMEFLTISTKVQAYILVIVTSLPMAIFGILPNVVVADIAADDAERTGQRNEAMFFGVRTFMSKIGQMLAMLIFSSLLVFGKDVGHDLGIEVKFCIK; translated from the coding sequence AAAATTAAAATTATTAACAATAATATCATATGCGCTAGGACAGCTTGGGTGGTCGATGCTAATGGGAATTATAAATATTTACTTAGTATGGTTTTATTTAGCACCAAAAGAAGCAAATTTACCAAAATATATTCCACAAGGAAATATTTTAGGATTTTTAACAATAATAGGTCTTATAACTATGACGGGAAGATTTTTAGATGCGGTAACAGATCCATGGATAGCAAATCTTAGTGATAAATCAAAGTCAAAATATGGTAGAAGAATATCATTTATGATGAAATCAGCAGTACCTTTAGCTATATTTACAACACTTGTATTTTATTCACCAGTAAATAGTATTAGTTTGATAAATGTAATATTTTTAGTAATAACACTTTTTAGTTTTTATATATTTTACACAATGTATGTTACCCCATATTTTGCATTACTTTCTGAGTTAGGGCAGAATTCAAATGATAAAATTAATCTATCTACAGCAATATCAGTTACTTTTTTTATAGGAACAGCTATAGCATTTTTTGCTCCTTCGTTTTGGAATATATTCATAGCTAATGGAATGGAAAAAGTATTAGCTATTCGTATAACAATAGGTTTAATGGCGCTAGTAGCACTTATATTTTTATTTATACCAGTATTTACTATTGATGAAAAAAAATATTCAGATAATAAACCAAGCGGTCAAAATATGCTTGACTCAATAAAAAGTACTTTTAGTAATAAAAATTTTTTAATGTTTACAATATCAGACCTTATGTATTTTACGGCTCTTACAGTATTTCAAACAGGTCTTATATATTATACAACTGTACTTATGAGATTGCCAGAAGCTATGATGGGGATACTTAATATGATGTTAGTTTTATTTTCATTCATATTTTATCCAATTGTAAATATTTTGGCTAAAAAAATAGGTAAGAAAAAAATGCTTGTATTTGCATTTTTTAATTTAATGCTTACATATTTATATATATTTTTTTTAGGAATGGAATTTTTGACTATATCAACAAAAGTTCAAGCTTATATACTTGTTATAGTTACTTCACTTCCGATGGCAATATTTGGTATACTTCCAAATGTTGTAGTAGCAGATATAGCAGCAGATGATGCAGAAAGAACAGGTCAAAGAAATGAGGCAATGTTCTTTGGAGTGCGTACATTTATGAGTAAAATAGGCCAAATGCTTGCTATGCTTATATTTAGTTCATTACTTGTATTTGGAAAAGATGTAGGTCATGACCTTGGAATAGAGGTTAAATTTTGCATTAAATAA